From a region of the Corallococcus coralloides DSM 2259 genome:
- the rpsG gene encoding 30S ribosomal protein S7: MPRRRVVAKRKILPDPKFQDRLVTKFVNDLMRKGKKSIAEGVCYGAFALMEERAKEDPLKTFKKALDNVKPVLEVKSRRVGGATYQVPVEVRQDRRVALGMRWIISYAKARGEKTMQEKLAGEIMDAANNRGNAVKKREDTHKMAEANKAFAHYRW; encoded by the coding sequence ATGCCTCGTCGTCGCGTAGTCGCCAAGCGGAAGATTCTCCCGGATCCGAAGTTCCAGGACCGGCTCGTCACCAAGTTCGTCAACGACCTGATGCGCAAGGGGAAGAAGTCCATCGCGGAGGGCGTGTGCTACGGCGCCTTCGCCCTCATGGAGGAGCGCGCGAAGGAAGACCCCCTCAAGACGTTCAAGAAGGCCCTGGACAACGTCAAGCCCGTCCTCGAGGTGAAGAGCCGCCGCGTCGGTGGCGCCACCTACCAGGTTCCCGTGGAGGTCCGTCAGGACCGCCGCGTCGCGCTGGGCATGCGCTGGATCATCTCCTACGCCAAGGCGCGTGGTGAGAAGACCATGCAGGAGAAGCTGGCCGGCGAGATCATGGACGCCGCCAACAACCGCGGGAACGCGGTGAAGAAGCGTGAAGACACGCACAAGATGGCGGAAGCCAACAAGGCCTTCGCTCACTACCGCTGGTAG